The following are encoded together in the Pseudidiomarina andamanensis genome:
- a CDS encoding L-serine ammonia-lyase — protein sequence MISVFDIYKVGIGPSSSHTVGPMRAAYEFLLAADKAIGLTDIDGIVVELFGSLGQTGKGHGTGKAVILGLAGEQPETVDTTTVDDFLKRTEETQTLALLGQHEIKFPREGAIVFHRRKTMPRHANAMELRLYKNNEVVYKDLYYSIGGGFIVRDADFEDTLEEAIEQSSKPIPYPFDSCDELLKHCHEHGLRISSLMLANEKVFRSEDEIRKNLMHIWKTMDECIDRGIRTEGILPGGLKVRRRAPGLYQRLKNEKSADPMQTMDWVDLFALAVNEENAAGGRVVTAPTNGAAGIIPAVMKYADKFIAPLDEETVVRFLLTSAAIGILYKKNASISGAEVGCQGEVGVACSMAAGALAELMGGGVSAVENAAEIGMEHNLGLTCDPVGGLVQVPCIERNAMGSIKAINAARLALRGSGDHKVSLDKVIKTMWDTGNDMKTKYKETARGGLAVNIIEC from the coding sequence ATGATCAGTGTGTTTGATATCTACAAAGTTGGCATCGGTCCTTCAAGCTCGCATACCGTGGGCCCAATGCGCGCCGCATATGAATTTCTATTGGCAGCTGATAAGGCTATTGGATTGACAGATATTGACGGTATTGTGGTTGAGTTGTTCGGCTCATTAGGGCAAACCGGAAAAGGACATGGAACGGGTAAGGCAGTTATTCTTGGACTTGCGGGTGAGCAACCGGAAACCGTCGATACAACAACCGTTGATGACTTTCTAAAACGCACCGAAGAAACGCAAACCCTTGCGTTGCTGGGGCAACATGAAATCAAGTTTCCTCGTGAAGGAGCCATAGTTTTCCACCGTCGAAAAACCATGCCGCGTCACGCGAATGCGATGGAATTGCGCCTCTACAAGAATAACGAAGTCGTTTATAAAGACCTTTATTATTCAATTGGCGGTGGTTTTATTGTACGTGATGCCGATTTTGAAGACACTTTAGAAGAAGCGATTGAGCAATCTTCGAAGCCTATCCCCTATCCGTTTGATAGTTGCGATGAGCTACTCAAGCATTGTCATGAGCATGGCTTGCGAATTAGTTCGCTTATGTTAGCTAACGAAAAAGTTTTTCGTAGCGAAGACGAAATTCGTAAAAATTTGATGCATATCTGGAAGACAATGGACGAATGTATCGACCGCGGTATTCGTACCGAAGGAATTCTTCCTGGTGGTTTAAAAGTGCGTCGTCGTGCACCGGGCTTGTACCAGCGATTGAAAAACGAAAAGTCTGCCGACCCGATGCAAACGATGGACTGGGTCGATCTATTTGCACTCGCAGTAAACGAAGAAAATGCTGCCGGCGGACGCGTCGTCACTGCGCCGACTAATGGCGCTGCCGGTATTATCCCTGCGGTAATGAAATACGCCGATAAATTTATTGCTCCGTTAGATGAAGAAACCGTTGTCCGGTTCTTACTAACATCCGCTGCGATTGGCATTTTATATAAAAAGAATGCCTCGATTTCTGGTGCAGAAGTTGGTTGTCAGGGCGAGGTAGGTGTGGCTTGTTCAATGGCTGCAGGTGCCTTAGCTGAACTGATGGGTGGCGGTGTTAGTGCCGTAGAAAACGCTGCGGAAATCGGTATGGAGCATAACCTTGGCCTAACTTGTGACCCAGTTGGCGGTTTGGTTCAAGTACCATGTATTGAACGCAACGCCATGGGCTCAATCAAAGCGATTAATGCTGCTCGTCTTGCCCTACGCGGAAGTGGAGACCACAAGGTTTCGTTAGATAAAGTTATTAAAACCATGTGGGATACCGGAAATGATATGAAAACCAAATACAAAGAAACCGCTCGCGGCGGTTTGGCAGTCAATATTATCGAGTGTTAG
- the cysB gene encoding HTH-type transcriptional regulator CysB, translating to MKLQQLRYIVEVLNHNLNVSATADSLYTSQPGISKQVRMLEDELGVQIFERSGKHLTQVTPAGEEVIAIARQILSQVEAIRAVAGEFTQPDQGKLNIATTHTQARYALPNMIKSFMQRYPNVSLHMHQGSPEQISEAAAKGKADFAIATEALHLYQDLIMLPCYHWNRSIITPADHPLGKLKEVTITDLGDYPIVTYVHGFTGRSELDRAFNEAGIKPNVVFTATDADVIKTYVRMGLGIGVVASMAVDSKNDADLINIPAAHLFAPSTTKIGFRKGTFLRSYMYDFLEGFAPHLHRTLVEQAMMKKSQDEIDRMFRDVELPTL from the coding sequence ATGAAGTTGCAGCAACTGCGTTACATTGTCGAAGTATTAAATCATAATCTGAATGTTTCAGCGACTGCTGATAGCTTGTATACCTCTCAGCCAGGAATAAGTAAACAGGTTCGAATGCTTGAAGATGAGTTAGGTGTACAAATATTCGAGCGAAGTGGAAAGCATTTGACTCAAGTGACACCGGCCGGTGAGGAAGTGATTGCCATAGCACGTCAAATACTATCGCAAGTTGAAGCTATTCGTGCTGTGGCAGGCGAGTTCACTCAACCTGATCAGGGCAAACTCAATATCGCGACGACGCATACACAAGCGCGATATGCGTTGCCAAACATGATTAAAAGCTTTATGCAGCGTTATCCAAATGTCAGTTTACACATGCATCAAGGCTCACCTGAGCAAATTAGCGAAGCTGCTGCTAAAGGTAAAGCTGACTTCGCCATAGCAACTGAGGCGTTGCACTTGTATCAAGATTTGATCATGTTGCCGTGTTATCACTGGAATCGCTCGATCATCACCCCTGCCGATCATCCCTTGGGTAAACTCAAAGAGGTGACTATCACCGATCTTGGGGATTATCCCATTGTAACTTATGTTCATGGGTTTACTGGGCGCTCCGAGCTAGATCGTGCTTTTAACGAGGCGGGAATTAAGCCAAATGTCGTGTTTACAGCAACTGATGCAGACGTCATCAAAACCTATGTACGTATGGGGTTGGGCATTGGTGTGGTCGCAAGTATGGCGGTAGATTCGAAAAACGATGCAGACTTAATAAACATTCCTGCAGCTCATTTGTTTGCGCCGAGCACCACCAAAATAGGGTTCCGTAAAGGGACGTTTCTGCGTAGTTATATGTATGACTTTCTTGAGGGCTTTGCGCCCCATTTGCATCGCACATTAGTTGAACAAGCGATGATGAAAAAGTCCCAAGATGAAATTGATCGGATGTTTCGAGATGTTGAACTGCCCACCTTGTGA
- a CDS encoding translation initiation factor (involved in start site selection during the initiation of translation), with the protein MSSLQEQLQKLGFQQTDAPAENANDDASATIDKSQIVRIQRQTKGRKGKGVTVLFDLPQQPSLLADYASQLRKTCGVGGAVKDGTIELQGDQREKAKLWLEQHEFKVKLAGG; encoded by the coding sequence GTGAGCAGTTTACAAGAACAACTTCAAAAACTCGGTTTCCAACAAACCGATGCGCCCGCTGAAAACGCCAACGATGACGCGTCAGCAACAATCGATAAATCACAAATCGTTCGTATTCAACGGCAAACAAAAGGCCGTAAAGGGAAAGGTGTAACCGTTTTATTTGATCTTCCGCAGCAACCAAGTTTACTGGCTGACTATGCCTCTCAGTTACGTAAAACTTGCGGCGTTGGTGGTGCGGTGAAAGATGGCACCATCGAGTTGCAAGGTGATCAACGTGAAAAAGCAAAATTGTGGTTAGAACAACATGAGTTCAAAGTAAAGTTAGCCGGCGGTTAA
- a CDS encoding ATP-binding SpoIIE family protein phosphatase: MNSFYEPAAQPIQVSVVHDGSDLSRDVIAQSSLLPNVVVKACLVEEVAASSVENDNNLFIVVVGEGCDTERVHHLLQLNTFQSMVITDSPILFQQFGTMTTDALLWPLASNFLKQRLEYLCELQAAHNQLDGLRQSLAWHKARVDREHQLVEHIFQNALSRNYLEFEHVNTYLTPVSKFNGDLCLIAPGPLGNIYMLMADFTGHGLAPATGALPLSQAFFAMSDRGVSVAEMVTEFNYRMSRLLPDDMFCAAILMELSANGERVTYWNGGMPAALLFNEQGEILKRLTPAHMALGVVDDDEFDSRVATFRAPKGSSIALFTDGVTELLGHQHKFLGSEALEMLLSKYPRTEDFAELVDELERFRGETPLHDDLSLAILSCQPTGLGEAKPEPDQFGLPFIFESVLRPEHLTTIDPVAHILSALSQLPHLRRHRTTIYLFLAEAFNNALEHGLLELTSTMKQDPEGFAEYYRLRLERLHALQHGEIRIRVQFEPSSKELTVSVSDNGRGTADVAVASNLVEKTHGRGLELLRQMTTDLQWDSETRTVSFKYVL; this comes from the coding sequence ATGAACAGTTTTTATGAGCCAGCAGCTCAGCCGATACAGGTGTCTGTTGTTCATGATGGCTCGGATCTATCGCGCGACGTCATTGCACAGTCAAGTTTACTTCCAAATGTGGTTGTTAAAGCTTGCCTCGTGGAAGAGGTGGCGGCATCGTCAGTAGAGAATGACAATAATCTGTTCATTGTTGTGGTGGGAGAGGGCTGCGACACTGAGCGAGTTCATCACCTACTACAGTTAAACACCTTTCAAAGTATGGTTATTACCGATAGCCCAATCCTTTTCCAGCAGTTTGGAACGATGACAACCGATGCTTTATTGTGGCCGCTGGCATCAAACTTTCTAAAACAACGCCTCGAATATCTATGCGAGTTACAGGCAGCACATAATCAGCTGGATGGGCTCAGGCAATCGCTGGCTTGGCACAAAGCTCGCGTTGATCGTGAACATCAGTTGGTTGAGCATATTTTCCAAAACGCATTGAGCCGCAATTATCTCGAATTTGAACATGTGAATACCTATTTGACGCCGGTATCAAAATTCAACGGCGATTTGTGTCTCATAGCGCCGGGTCCGTTAGGCAATATTTATATGTTAATGGCGGATTTTACGGGGCATGGTTTGGCACCTGCGACTGGTGCATTACCGCTGTCGCAGGCGTTTTTTGCAATGTCTGATCGCGGTGTTTCGGTTGCCGAAATGGTAACCGAGTTCAATTACCGTATGAGCCGACTTTTACCCGATGATATGTTTTGTGCGGCAATTCTCATGGAGCTATCGGCTAACGGCGAGCGAGTCACCTATTGGAACGGTGGGATGCCGGCAGCATTGCTGTTTAATGAACAAGGTGAGATTCTCAAAAGACTCACCCCGGCACACATGGCGCTTGGCGTTGTTGATGATGATGAGTTTGATAGCCGTGTGGCGACGTTTAGAGCACCCAAAGGCAGCTCAATTGCGTTGTTTACTGATGGCGTAACCGAATTACTAGGCCATCAGCATAAATTTTTAGGCTCTGAAGCCCTCGAAATGCTGTTATCAAAGTATCCACGTACGGAAGATTTTGCCGAACTCGTCGATGAGCTTGAACGTTTTCGTGGTGAGACCCCGTTACATGATGACTTGTCGCTTGCCATTCTAAGTTGTCAGCCAACAGGCTTGGGCGAGGCCAAACCCGAACCAGACCAATTTGGTCTCCCGTTTATTTTTGAATCTGTTTTGCGTCCTGAACATCTCACGACAATAGACCCAGTTGCGCATATTCTCTCCGCACTGAGTCAGTTGCCACATCTTCGTCGGCATCGAACGACCATTTATTTGTTCTTGGCCGAAGCGTTTAACAATGCGCTTGAGCATGGTCTATTGGAACTTACTTCTACAATGAAGCAAGATCCGGAAGGTTTTGCTGAGTACTATCGCCTTCGATTAGAGCGTTTACATGCTTTACAGCATGGCGAAATACGTATTCGAGTTCAATTTGAGCCCAGCTCAAAGGAGTTAACAGTCAGCGTTTCTGATAATGGTCGAGGAACAGCAGATGTTGCTGTAGCTTCTAACTTAGTGGAGAAAACTCATGGGCGTGGGTTAGAGCTGTTACGGCAAATGACAACCGATTTACAGTGGGATTCAGAAACACGAACGGTATCTTTCAAATACGTACTCTAG
- a CDS encoding STAS domain-containing protein codes for MPLHRQFANDGKELIIAIKGKFDFGLVQEFRQAYSNVGDQQPTVFIDLRETEYLDSSALGMLLNMRKSLGKSVKGIHIINCRPEVRSILDISRFDKLFVIE; via the coding sequence ATGCCATTACACCGCCAATTTGCCAATGACGGTAAAGAGCTCATTATCGCCATCAAAGGAAAGTTTGACTTCGGGCTGGTTCAGGAATTTCGTCAAGCCTACAGCAATGTTGGTGACCAGCAACCAACCGTATTTATCGATTTACGTGAAACAGAATACCTGGATAGTTCAGCGCTCGGGATGCTTCTTAATATGCGTAAGTCGCTCGGGAAATCAGTGAAAGGTATTCATATCATCAATTGTCGGCCTGAAGTTAGAAGCATTTTGGATATTTCGCGTTTCGATAAATTATTTGTCATTGAATAA
- a CDS encoding amidohydrolase family protein, giving the protein MKKLLTAVVAASLSAAAVAHDMVPGKTQEQPILLQGGTLNTVTNGVMTDTDLLFENGKITAIGANLSVPENARVIDVSGKQVYPGIVALDTTLGLIELAAVRATNDMSEVGDITPEVSGHTAYNPDSEVIPTVRYNGITHAEIVPQRNLIAGRSSLLQTDGWTFEDAAEALNVGVHVNWPRVGINTSWWERRSPEEQRKANAADLKKLEAAFVDAKAYYDAKQANKLNGTDVRWEAMTGLFDGTSKLFVHAHDKRQMEQAMEFASEWGFELVLVGARDAWRIADKLATQDISVVYGEPYGLPTRHDEAYDQAYSTPAVLAAAGVDFAIAYSTGFWDIRNLAFAAGNAVAFGLDKQQALAAITLKPAEVMGVADKIGSLEVGKNASLFVSDGDVMDQLGQKVRLMFIDGAEVDLNNRHNQLYQKYRQKP; this is encoded by the coding sequence ATGAAAAAGTTATTAACAGCCGTTGTTGCTGCAAGTTTGAGTGCGGCTGCAGTCGCTCATGACATGGTTCCTGGTAAAACTCAGGAACAGCCAATATTGCTGCAGGGCGGAACACTCAATACGGTCACGAACGGTGTGATGACGGATACTGATTTATTGTTCGAAAATGGCAAAATTACAGCCATTGGCGCGAATTTATCGGTACCGGAGAATGCCCGTGTTATTGACGTCTCTGGCAAGCAAGTTTATCCGGGCATTGTCGCATTAGACACCACTTTAGGTTTGATTGAGTTGGCGGCAGTTCGTGCAACCAACGATATGAGTGAAGTTGGTGATATTACGCCAGAAGTCAGCGGTCATACCGCATACAACCCGGATTCAGAAGTTATTCCAACGGTTCGCTACAACGGTATTACCCATGCAGAGATTGTGCCACAACGCAATCTTATAGCGGGTCGTTCTAGCTTGTTGCAAACCGATGGCTGGACGTTTGAAGATGCTGCTGAAGCACTCAATGTCGGTGTTCACGTTAACTGGCCGCGGGTAGGTATTAATACATCGTGGTGGGAACGTCGCTCACCTGAAGAACAACGCAAAGCCAATGCCGCTGACTTGAAAAAACTAGAAGCAGCATTTGTTGATGCGAAAGCTTATTACGACGCAAAACAAGCGAATAAACTTAACGGTACCGATGTACGCTGGGAAGCGATGACCGGTTTGTTTGACGGTACGAGTAAGCTATTTGTGCATGCGCACGATAAGCGTCAGATGGAACAAGCGATGGAGTTTGCTTCAGAGTGGGGCTTTGAGTTGGTTCTTGTAGGCGCTCGTGACGCTTGGCGTATTGCCGATAAGTTGGCTACGCAAGATATCTCAGTCGTCTACGGCGAACCGTACGGCTTACCTACGCGTCATGACGAAGCGTACGATCAAGCATACTCTACTCCAGCAGTTCTTGCTGCAGCAGGCGTTGATTTTGCTATTGCCTATTCAACAGGCTTCTGGGACATTCGCAACCTTGCGTTTGCTGCGGGTAATGCGGTCGCATTTGGGCTTGATAAACAACAAGCGCTCGCCGCAATTACCTTAAAGCCAGCAGAAGTTATGGGCGTGGCAGATAAAATTGGCTCACTTGAAGTTGGCAAGAATGCATCGCTGTTCGTTTCAGATGGTGATGTGATGGATCAATTAGGTCAGAAAGTTCGTTTGATGTTCATTGACGGTGCTGAAGTTGACCTTAACAATCGTCATAACCAGCTGTATCAGAAATATCGTCAAAAGCCTTAA
- a CDS encoding amidohydrolase family protein gives MNGTKHLSKLALSVCAALPLVAAASQTTPVRGLHDNSSTYIALQNATIVTEPGKKLENATLVINNGKVVAVARNNRAPEGARVIDVSGHTIYPGFIDAYSNYGVPAVEKPDRPPYRSATPQYNNKREGGNAANDAIHSQVDWVDKFATDSKAAKDYINQGFTSVQSARLDGIFQGQAVTVSLADTIANNAVYNPRARHFGSFDKGSSLQQYPSSLMGSIALIRQTLSDANWYEQAYGKDAYNMPVEYNAALAELANIESDGVVFKISDDRSLLRANDVFSQFNVPVTYLGSGYEYARLDAIKNTKSPIILPLNFPAAPEVKGVDDHLDVSLADLRHWERAPGNAAALAQADIDFSFTLHELKKADDFWPNLRRAVQHGLDADKALAALTTVPAKIAGVSDKAGKLAPGYMADFVIAEGDLFTNGTIKSVWLQGNEVELTPLHQANFAGTLAVTVANEQAELVLKSGKSISGEFNSNKIRDAKRSDSAVEFVVDANFAGLDGAWRMRLEQASADGFTGVAIAPDGRELPLTASRTATDEKQSDNGATTAAEYVSKVTFPNVAYGLDGLPERQNIHIKNATVWTADEAGVLENTDVLIRDGEFYRIGKDLNTPSGYTVIDGTGKHVTPGIIDEHSHIAIEGGVNEGSEAITSEVRIGDVVNPDDIHIYRSLAGGTTMAQLLHGSANPIGGQAQVIKLRWGADANTLKFDAAPPSIKFALGENVKQSNWGTTFTVRYPQTRMGVEAVMRDGFTAAREYKQRMDAYEKLSRSEKAKTAPPRPDYRLQTLLEILRSERFVHAHSYVQSEILMLIRLAEEFGFTLTTFTHILEGYKVASEMAKHGAGGSTFADWWAFKFEVYDAIPQNACLMSEKGVLTSINSDSNDLQRRLNTEAAKSVTYCGMSEHEALQMITLNPAKQLKIDQYVGSIKEGKHADFVIWNGHPLSAYSSVEETWINARKYFDRERDMQLRAQLETEKQQLIQKLLRSPESARNGNGDGYKKPQPTWHCEDNHDVWSDQFTSHSEHQHVHAHQGEQL, from the coding sequence ATGAACGGGACTAAGCATCTCAGTAAACTGGCACTGTCAGTTTGCGCAGCACTGCCATTAGTGGCTGCGGCTTCGCAAACAACACCAGTGCGCGGTTTACATGATAATTCGTCAACATATATAGCATTACAGAATGCAACGATTGTGACGGAACCAGGTAAAAAACTCGAAAATGCGACTTTAGTTATCAATAATGGCAAGGTTGTAGCTGTTGCACGTAATAACCGTGCACCTGAAGGCGCTCGGGTAATTGATGTCAGTGGACACACAATCTACCCAGGCTTTATTGACGCCTACAGTAATTACGGTGTTCCGGCTGTCGAAAAGCCAGATCGTCCTCCATACCGCAGTGCTACGCCGCAATACAATAACAAGCGTGAAGGTGGTAATGCAGCAAATGATGCAATTCACTCACAAGTGGATTGGGTAGACAAATTTGCAACCGATAGCAAAGCAGCGAAAGACTACATTAATCAAGGCTTCACTTCGGTTCAAAGCGCCAGGTTAGATGGTATTTTCCAAGGTCAGGCCGTAACGGTTTCTTTGGCTGATACAATTGCGAATAATGCAGTTTATAACCCTCGCGCACGTCACTTCGGTTCTTTTGATAAAGGTTCTTCGTTGCAACAATATCCATCATCGTTGATGGGCTCTATTGCGCTTATTCGCCAAACACTCTCTGATGCGAATTGGTATGAGCAGGCTTACGGTAAAGATGCTTACAACATGCCGGTTGAATACAACGCGGCGTTAGCTGAACTGGCGAATATTGAAAGTGATGGCGTAGTCTTCAAAATTTCTGATGATCGTTCGTTATTACGTGCGAATGATGTTTTTTCTCAATTTAACGTACCAGTAACATACTTAGGCTCAGGCTATGAGTATGCACGTTTAGATGCGATCAAGAACACCAAGTCACCAATTATTCTGCCGTTGAATTTCCCTGCTGCACCTGAAGTAAAAGGTGTTGATGACCATTTGGATGTGAGCCTCGCTGATTTGCGACATTGGGAACGAGCTCCGGGTAACGCGGCAGCGCTTGCTCAAGCCGATATTGATTTTTCATTTACCTTACACGAGTTGAAGAAAGCCGATGATTTTTGGCCGAATCTTCGTCGTGCCGTTCAGCATGGCTTAGATGCTGATAAAGCACTTGCGGCTTTGACAACTGTCCCAGCGAAAATAGCTGGAGTAAGTGATAAAGCAGGTAAATTGGCACCAGGTTACATGGCTGACTTTGTCATTGCTGAAGGCGATTTATTCACCAACGGCACCATTAAGTCAGTATGGCTGCAAGGTAACGAGGTTGAATTAACACCGCTGCATCAAGCGAACTTTGCCGGAACCTTAGCGGTTACCGTTGCAAATGAACAAGCTGAATTGGTATTGAAATCTGGTAAATCAATCTCAGGCGAATTCAATAGCAATAAGATTCGTGATGCAAAACGTAGCGACTCAGCAGTTGAGTTTGTGGTTGATGCGAACTTTGCTGGTTTAGATGGAGCGTGGCGTATGCGTCTTGAGCAGGCTTCAGCCGATGGCTTTACTGGCGTTGCTATTGCCCCAGATGGCCGCGAGCTCCCGCTAACAGCAAGTCGTACAGCAACTGATGAAAAGCAGTCAGATAACGGGGCAACTACAGCAGCTGAGTACGTCAGTAAGGTGACTTTCCCGAATGTTGCTTATGGTTTGGATGGTTTACCTGAACGTCAAAATATTCATATCAAGAATGCGACAGTGTGGACAGCCGATGAAGCAGGTGTATTAGAAAACACAGATGTGCTGATTCGTGATGGTGAGTTCTATCGAATCGGCAAAGATCTAAATACCCCATCGGGCTACACCGTTATTGATGGTACCGGTAAGCACGTCACCCCAGGTATTATCGATGAGCACTCACATATTGCCATTGAAGGTGGTGTGAACGAAGGCTCAGAGGCGATTACTTCGGAAGTGCGTATTGGCGACGTTGTGAATCCGGACGATATTCATATCTATCGCTCGCTTGCCGGCGGTACCACAATGGCACAGTTGTTACACGGCTCGGCGAACCCAATTGGTGGTCAAGCTCAGGTCATCAAACTGCGTTGGGGTGCTGATGCGAACACACTTAAATTTGATGCAGCTCCACCAAGCATTAAATTTGCGTTAGGTGAGAACGTTAAGCAGAGTAACTGGGGTACTACCTTTACTGTGCGTTACCCACAAACTCGCATGGGTGTGGAAGCGGTGATGCGAGACGGTTTCACGGCAGCTCGCGAATATAAACAACGTATGGATGCTTACGAGAAATTGAGCCGCAGCGAAAAAGCGAAAACCGCTCCGCCACGCCCTGATTATCGTTTGCAAACGTTGCTTGAAATTCTGCGTAGTGAACGTTTTGTTCATGCTCACTCATATGTGCAATCAGAAATTCTCATGCTCATTCGTTTAGCTGAGGAGTTTGGATTTACCCTGACTACGTTCACTCATATTTTGGAAGGCTACAAAGTTGCCTCTGAAATGGCGAAACATGGTGCTGGTGGTTCAACATTCGCTGATTGGTGGGCGTTCAAATTCGAAGTTTACGATGCGATTCCGCAAAATGCATGCTTAATGTCAGAGAAAGGTGTGTTGACCAGTATCAACTCCGATAGTAATGACTTACAACGTCGCTTGAATACTGAAGCTGCGAAGTCAGTGACCTACTGTGGTATGTCGGAGCATGAAGCTTTGCAAATGATTACTTTGAATCCAGCGAAGCAACTTAAGATTGACCAATACGTTGGTAGCATTAAGGAAGGCAAACATGCTGACTTTGTTATCTGGAACGGTCATCCTTTAAGTGCTTACTCATCCGTTGAAGAAACGTGGATTAATGCTCGGAAATACTTTGACCGCGAACGAGATATGCAGTTACGCGCTCAGTTAGAAACCGAGAAGCAACAGTTGATTCAGAAGCTATTACGTAGCCCTGAAAGTGCGCGAAATGGTAATGGCGACGGTTACAAAAAACCTCAGCCAACCTGGCATTGTGAAGACAACCATGATGTATGGAGTGATCAATTCACCAGTCATAGCGAACATCAACATGTGCACGCACATCAAGGAGAGCAACTATGA